A region of Fibrobacter succinogenes subsp. succinogenes S85 DNA encodes the following proteins:
- the rpsP gene encoding 30S ribosomal protein S16: protein MATVIRLARFGKRHNPIYRIVVIDNRKARDDSFIEQVGFFNPNLKQPEIRFEQEKVLKWLSVGAQPSDTVKSLLKKTGISDLFHDLKANRSIEGKAPVAREIKSKQRKLSPKAQARLEAEKAAKEAAEAPAAEEAQA from the coding sequence ATGGCAACTGTTATCCGTCTCGCCCGCTTCGGCAAGCGTCACAACCCGATCTACCGCATCGTCGTCATCGACAACCGCAAGGCTCGCGACGATAGCTTTATCGAACAGGTCGGTTTCTTCAACCCGAACCTCAAGCAGCCGGAAATCCGCTTCGAACAGGAAAAGGTCCTCAAGTGGCTCTCCGTCGGTGCACAGCCGTCTGACACTGTCAAGTCTCTCCTCAAGAAGACTGGCATTTCTGACTTGTTCCACGACCTCAAGGCCAACCGCTCCATCGAAGGCAAGGCTCCGGTCGCTCGCGAAATCAAGTCCAAGCAGCGCAAGTTGAGCCCGAAGGCTCAGGCTCGCCTCGAAGCCGAAAAGGCTGCCAAGGAAGCTGCTGAAGCTCCGGCCGCTGAAGAAGCACAGGCTTAA
- the rplS gene encoding 50S ribosomal protein L19, whose protein sequence is MSLNIEAIQNENLKTDLPEFRAGDTVTVNVKVIEGTKERIQPFKGVVIQQKNSGIGKSITVRKMSGAVAVERIFPVNSPRIDSIIVERSGKVHQARIYYMRDLRGKAARIEERQA, encoded by the coding sequence ATGTCCCTGAACATTGAAGCAATCCAAAACGAAAATTTGAAGACCGACCTTCCGGAATTCCGTGCTGGCGATACCGTTACCGTTAACGTCAAGGTTATCGAAGGTACCAAGGAACGTATCCAGCCGTTCAAGGGCGTCGTTATTCAGCAGAAGAACTCTGGCATCGGCAAGTCCATCACGGTCCGCAAGATGTCCGGTGCAGTCGCTGTCGAACGTATCTTCCCGGTCAACTCCCCGCGCATCGACTCCATCATTGTCGAACGCTCCGGTAAGGTTCACCAGGCTCGCATTTACTACATGCGCGACCTCCGCGGTAAGGCTGCACGTATCGAAGAACGCCAGGCTTAA
- the rimM gene encoding ribosome maturation factor RimM (Essential for efficient processing of 16S rRNA), whose translation MPDSEEYITVCQLMRAHGVKGYIKAMPLTHDLTRCKSLKDVRVQKRNGEVLELTLEDAKQANNLWLLKFKGFDTPEALSPLVNGDVMIPESERLPLPEGEYYLDDLEGFRVHTEDGRDVGEVIEVQELMTVDAFLIKFDLAVQSEFSSKSILAPWIDDCVKEINDEEKFIVCDSDYLKSVCPEER comes from the coding sequence ATGCCCGATTCCGAAGAATACATCACCGTCTGCCAGCTCATGCGTGCGCATGGCGTCAAAGGCTACATCAAAGCGATGCCCCTGACCCACGACCTGACTCGCTGCAAGAGCCTTAAAGACGTGCGCGTTCAAAAGAGGAATGGCGAAGTTTTGGAACTCACCCTCGAAGATGCCAAGCAGGCAAACAACCTCTGGCTTTTGAAATTCAAGGGTTTCGACACTCCAGAAGCACTCTCCCCGCTCGTCAATGGCGACGTCATGATTCCCGAATCCGAACGTCTCCCGCTCCCCGAAGGCGAATACTATCTTGACGACCTGGAAGGTTTCCGCGTCCACACCGAAGACGGTCGCGACGTTGGCGAAGTCATCGAAGTGCAAGAACTGATGACGGTCGATGCGTTCCTCATCAAGTTCGACCTTGCCGTGCAATCCGAATTCAGCAGCAAGTCCATCCTCGCCCCTTGGATTGACGATTGCGTCAAGGAAATCAACGACGAAGAAAAGTTCATTGTTTGTGATAGCGACTATTTAAAATCCGTTTGCCCGGAGGAACGATGA
- the trmD gene encoding tRNA (guanosine(37)-N1)-methyltransferase TrmD — MKIDCITIFPEMFAPMKSSIMGRAQAKGLFEFNTVYLRDFAINAYGQVDDVPYGGEPGMVLRPEPLAKAIRSTGVKEDGGKVIYLTADGVPFTHKIAKELSQENHLVLVCGHYKGIDDRIRQTEVDMEISIGDFVVSGGELPAMLVTDAVVRLLDGALGHKESGETDSFAQGVLGWPVYTRPEEFEGKKVPEVLLSGHHKNISEWRRQESLKRTQERRPDIFKNLEINTTFGDK, encoded by the coding sequence ATGAAGATCGACTGCATCACCATCTTCCCCGAAATGTTCGCGCCGATGAAAAGTTCAATCATGGGCCGCGCACAGGCAAAAGGCTTGTTTGAGTTCAATACAGTCTATCTGCGAGACTTCGCCATCAACGCCTACGGGCAGGTGGACGATGTTCCGTATGGTGGCGAACCGGGCATGGTACTCCGTCCCGAACCGCTTGCGAAAGCCATTCGCAGCACGGGAGTCAAGGAAGATGGCGGAAAAGTCATCTACCTCACGGCAGATGGCGTCCCCTTCACACACAAGATTGCCAAAGAACTCTCTCAAGAAAACCACCTTGTTCTTGTCTGCGGACACTACAAGGGAATCGATGACCGCATCCGCCAGACCGAGGTCGACATGGAAATTTCCATCGGCGATTTTGTCGTGAGCGGAGGCGAACTTCCGGCGATGCTCGTCACGGACGCCGTAGTGCGACTGCTGGACGGGGCTCTAGGCCACAAGGAATCCGGTGAAACGGACTCCTTCGCGCAAGGCGTTTTGGGCTGGCCTGTCTACACCCGCCCCGAAGAATTCGAAGGAAAAAAGGTGCCTGAGGTGCTACTTTCCGGTCATCACAAGAACATTTCAGAGTGGAGACGTCAAGAATCGTTAAAAAGAACGCAAGAAAGACGCCCCGACATCTTTAAAAATCTTGAAATAAATACTACATTTGGCGACAAATAA